The proteins below come from a single uncultured Carboxylicivirga sp. genomic window:
- a CDS encoding diacylglycerol kinase family lipid kinase, with the protein MKNKILFLINPISGIGKQKTIENLLEKDFDTEKGEYEIQYTQYAGHAHELAKDAVNKFDAVVAVGGDGTVNEVGSALINSKTAMAIIPTGSGNGLARYLQIPLRINRAIQVINHMKIKNIDTLTINGKASLNVAGIGFDAFISHKFANIKERGPIAYMKMIPKEFANYKSQTYTISIEGEKYKLPAFLISFANSSQWGNNVHIAPQAKIDDGLIDVCIIKEFPKFTAPALLISLLDQSLDQRPYDVITRTKKILIECEESMLGHVDGEPVELGSKAEIKINPLSLKVIVPPDDFNKNILLEPLHSLKELIPPLPHIPNLPHLHKGLLGNDDK; encoded by the coding sequence ATGAAAAATAAAATACTGTTTTTAATCAATCCCATTTCGGGTATTGGTAAGCAAAAAACAATTGAAAACCTCCTTGAAAAGGATTTTGACACCGAAAAAGGAGAATATGAAATACAATATACACAGTATGCCGGACATGCTCATGAGTTAGCAAAGGATGCTGTAAACAAATTTGATGCAGTGGTTGCTGTTGGTGGCGACGGAACTGTTAACGAAGTTGGTTCTGCTTTGATCAACAGCAAAACAGCCATGGCTATTATCCCAACCGGTTCGGGAAATGGTTTGGCTCGTTATCTGCAAATACCACTTCGAATAAACAGAGCGATACAGGTTATCAATCATATGAAGATAAAAAACATTGATACCTTAACTATCAATGGCAAAGCTTCATTAAATGTGGCAGGTATTGGTTTTGATGCTTTCATCAGTCATAAGTTCGCAAATATTAAGGAACGTGGCCCAATTGCCTATATGAAGATGATTCCTAAAGAATTTGCCAACTACAAATCACAAACCTATACTATTAGTATCGAAGGCGAAAAATATAAACTTCCGGCTTTTCTAATAAGTTTTGCCAATTCATCGCAATGGGGAAATAACGTACATATTGCACCTCAAGCTAAAATTGATGATGGTTTGATAGATGTATGCATCATCAAGGAATTTCCAAAATTTACAGCTCCGGCACTATTGATCAGTCTTTTGGATCAAAGTCTTGATCAACGCCCCTACGATGTTATTACTCGCACAAAAAAAATATTGATAGAATGCGAAGAATCAATGTTAGGGCATGTTGATGGCGAACCCGTTGAATTGGGATCTAAAGCAGAAATAAAAATCAATCCTTTATCGTTAAAAGTAATTGTTCCTCCTGATGATTTTAATAAAAACATTTTACTGGAACCTTTACATTCATTAAAAGAATTGATTCCACCATTACCACACATTCCCAACCTACCTCATTTGCATAAAGGTTTGTTGGGAAATGATGACAAATAA
- a CDS encoding DEAD/DEAH box helicase, whose protein sequence is MKFSELNINTVLLNALTDLGFEEATPIQEKAFPVVMSGKDMVGIAQTGTGKTFAYILPLLRQLKFSNQRHPRILVLVPTRELVEQVAGEFKKLTEYMSVRIGGVYGGTNINTQKALVYDGLDILVATPGRLIDLSLTGVLRLKSIQKLVIDEVDEMLNLGFRSQLEQIMDLLPDRRQNLMFSATITEDVDKLIEHHFYQPERVEVAATGTPLENIFQSGYLAPNFYTKRNLLIHLLESNEEMHKVLVFVKNKQIADLLFNELDQQYPELIGVIHSNKSQNNRFRTVEEFLNGTRRVLIATDVIARGMDIQHVSHVVNYDMPEAPEAYIHRIGRTGRADAKGLAIAFVSDNEMEEWEAVQKLMKKTVTIDPLPDDVKTSEMLLPSEEEVLAGLKINKAPKPVIKSGPAFHEKKEKNKKVNLGGSYRRKLAAKYKKPKTRGQKRK, encoded by the coding sequence CTCAAACCGGAACCGGTAAAACTTTTGCCTACATTTTGCCATTGTTGCGTCAGTTAAAATTTTCGAATCAACGCCATCCTCGCATTTTGGTGCTTGTTCCAACACGCGAATTAGTTGAACAGGTTGCCGGCGAATTTAAAAAGTTAACCGAATATATGTCGGTGCGTATTGGTGGTGTGTATGGTGGTACCAATATTAATACGCAAAAAGCATTGGTGTACGATGGATTAGATATTTTAGTAGCCACACCGGGTCGTTTAATCGATTTATCGTTAACGGGAGTACTCCGTCTTAAATCAATCCAAAAACTGGTAATTGACGAGGTGGATGAGATGCTTAATCTGGGTTTCCGATCACAGTTGGAACAAATTATGGATTTATTACCCGATCGTCGTCAGAACCTGATGTTTTCTGCAACAATCACCGAAGATGTTGATAAGCTGATTGAACATCACTTTTATCAACCCGAAAGAGTAGAAGTAGCAGCTACAGGAACTCCATTGGAAAACATCTTCCAGAGTGGTTACCTCGCCCCTAACTTTTATACAAAACGTAACTTACTAATTCATTTGCTCGAATCAAATGAAGAAATGCATAAAGTACTTGTATTCGTTAAAAACAAGCAGATTGCAGATCTTCTGTTTAACGAGCTCGATCAGCAATATCCCGAATTAATTGGTGTAATTCATTCCAATAAATCGCAAAACAACCGTTTCCGCACGGTTGAAGAGTTCTTGAATGGTACACGTCGCGTTTTAATTGCAACCGATGTAATTGCACGTGGTATGGATATTCAACATGTTAGCCATGTGGTAAACTACGATATGCCAGAAGCACCAGAAGCATATATTCATAGAATTGGCCGAACCGGACGTGCCGATGCTAAAGGTTTAGCCATCGCTTTTGTATCAGATAATGAAATGGAAGAATGGGAGGCTGTACAGAAATTAATGAAAAAAACGGTAACAATAGATCCTCTTCCTGATGATGTAAAAACATCTGAAATGTTACTTCCATCAGAAGAAGAAGTTTTGGCGGGGCTTAAAATTAACAAAGCACCCAAACCAGTTATCAAAAGTGGTCCGGCATTTCACGAAAAGAAAGAAAAAAACAAAAAAGTTAATTTGGGAGGTTCCTATCGACGAAAATTAGCTGCGAAATATAAAAAACCTAAAACCCGAGGTCAGAAACGCAAATAA